In Luteipulveratus mongoliensis, the DNA window ATGACGGGCGCGTAGCCGTTGCCGAGCAGGTAGACCGAGGCGCCACCCATGCGGATCGGGTGGTTGACCGCGATGTGCTGCTTCTTGGTCTTGCCGTCCTCGTCACCCGTGGTGACGTCGGCGGTGAAGCTGCGCGGCTGGCCGTACTGCGGGCTGTCGGTCGGGACCTGGTCCTCGAAGGACACGTTGAGCTTGTTGAGGTCGAGGCTCCACGGCGAGAAGTGCTCGACGTCGACCCAAGGGCCGGGATCGATCGTGTCGTAGCGCGAAGCCGTACTCGCGAAGGTGCTCCCCTCGGGCACGATCACATCACCACGCCAGCCGAGCACGTGGCCGGCCGCGACCGCGACGATGACGACCACGAGCGACACGTGGAACAGCAGGTTGCCGGTCTCACGGAGCGCACCAATCTCACCGGACACGGCGTCGCCTTGATCGTCACGTAGCCGGAAACGCTTGCTGCGCAACGCTTCTCGCGCAGCAATGAGTACGTCCTCGGGCGCCGCATCGACGACACGCTCAGTGTGCGCGGGGAGACGTTCCAGGCGCTTCGGAGCCTTGGGCGGCGGCGTACGCATGGCCTGCCAGTGCACCTTGGTACGCGGCAGGATGCAGCCGAGCAGCGACACGACCAGCAGCAGGTAGATCGCGGAGAACCACGGCGAGGAGTAGACGTCGAAGAACCCGAACCGGTCCAGCCACGGCCCGATTGTCTGGTGCTGCGCGAGATAGTCCGAGACCCGCACGGCGTCGATGCCACGCTGCGGCCAGATCGACCCGGGCACCGCGCCGATTGCGAGCAGCAGCAACAGGAACAGCGCAGTGCGCATGCTTGTCAGCTGCCGCCAGAACCACCGCAGTCCACCGACGAGCCCGAGCTTGGGCAGGGTGGGCTTGCTGCTGGCCGGAGACTCGTCGACGTCCTCCGTGGAGGCGTACGCACTCGTCAGGTCATCGGGCGCCAAGGCCGGGTCCTTCCTGCATCAGATCGCCGGCTTGAAGCCATCGACGCCCACGAGGGACGTCTGAATCCAAGAGATGAAGTGCTCCCACACACCGCTGACCATGAGGACGCCGACGGCGAGCATCAGGCAACCGCCGATCAGCTGGATGGGGCGGTGATGGTTGCGCAACCATCGTGATGCTTTCTCGGCCCGCGACCAGCCAGCAGCGATGAGTACGAACGGGATTCCCATGCCGAGCGAGTAGCACGCCGCGAGCGCGACGCCCCTCGGCACGGTGTCGCTGCTGTCGCTGAGCGGTGAGGCCAGCGCCAGGATGCTGCCGTAGACCGGTCCGATGCACGGGCTCATCCCGATCCCGAACGCGACGCCGAGCAACGGTGCACCCGCGAGGCCGGCGGCCGGACGCCACCGGATGCCGACACCGCGCTGGCCGATGAAGCCGAGGTAGACCATGGCCAGCAGGATCACCACGACACCGCCGACGCGCAGCATCGCGCCACGGTGCTCCTGGGTGAGGGAGGTCGCCCAGTCGAAGGCCGCAGCGATCCCGACGAACACGACCGAGAAGCCAAGGACGAAGAGCAGCGCGCCGCTCACCAGCCGGGTCCGACGTTTTTCGTCGGTCAGCCCGGTCACGTAGCCGAGAAAGCCTGGCACCAAAGGGAGTACGCACGGTGAGGCGAACGACACGACGCCCGCGAGCACGGCCAGCAGGATCGCCAGTGGCAGGCTGCCAGTGGCGACCACCTCGGCCGCGTCGGTCGTCATGGGTCAGCTCTTCTCGCCGAGGACGTCGTCGACCAGGTTGCGAACGGTCGTGGCCGTCGTCTGGCCCGACACCCGCGCCGCGATCCGGCCCTCCTGATCGATGACCAGCGTGGTCGGCGTCGTCACGACCTTGCCCTGCAGCCCGAGCAGCGACTTCCCGCCGTCGTCCTGCAGCGAGGGGTAGGTGACCTTGAACTTCGACAGCGTCGCCTGCGCGGACACCGTGGAGTCGCGCTGCAGCACCCCGACGAACTGCACTGGCTTCTTTGCGGATTCGTACGATGCCCACGCGTCCTGCAGGTGCGGCAGCTCCTGCTGGCACGGCGCGCACCACGAACCCCACACGTTGAGCACGATGACCTTGCCCTTGGCGTCGGCGAGCGACCACGGCTTGCCTGCGAGGGTCGTACCCGTCAGCCGCACCGGCTTCTTGCGATGGCTCGCGTTGAGGGTCTCGATCTGGCCGTCACCGGCGACGTAGCCCTTGTTGTCGCCGTCCTTGGCCTGGCCCGAGATGGAGTTCGGGTCGTCGCTGCACGCCGCCAGGCCGCCGACAAGAACGACCGCGAGCATCGCCACCTTGATCTCGATACGCCAGGTCTCGATACGCCCTCCGCTAGCGCTCCGGGCTACTCGACCAGCACCACGGGGGCTCCGGGCTACTCGATCAGCGGTTCGTCGCATCATGCGCCGCCGACCTTTGCGGCCTGGGGCAGCAGGGAGGCGGCCGGCTCGGCGTACGACAGGAAGAGGAGCTCGTCGCCGACAAAGGTGAGTGAGGTGACCGAGGCGAGCGTGCACTCGCGACGACGCGGGTCGTGCCACAACCGCATGCCCTCGTAGTGGCGGCGGGCCGTCCAGACCGGCAGCTGGTGGGACACGATGACGGCTTCGTGGCCGAGAGCCGCGGCCCGCGCGTCCTCGACGGCAGCGGTCATCCGAGTGACGATCTCGGCATACGGCTCGCCCCACGACGGCTTGGCCGGGTTGAGCAGCTTGGGCCAGAAGCGCGGGTGGAGGAGCTGCTTGGGGTTGGACCCCACGGTCAGACCCTCGAAGTCGTTGCCGGCCTCGATGACCCGCTCGTCGAGCGTGACGCCCTGGCCGAGCGCCTCGGCCAACGGCGCCATGGTCTCCTGCGCGCGCTCGAGCGGCGAGGACACCAGATGGGTGATGTCGCGCTCACGCAGGGAGGCTGCGGTCAGCTGCGCCATCTCGCGGCCCAGCGGCGACAGGTGGAAGTCGGGCATGCGGCCGTAGAGGACCTTGTCGGGGTTGTCGACCTCGCCGTGACGGACAAGATGGACGGTCGTGCGGTCGGGCATTGTCAGAGACTCCCATGCGTTTCTGAGGCCGCCCTGGCAGCAGCGGGGAGCGCCTGCAGGACCGCCTCGACTGCATCATCGTTGTGTGACGCGCTCACGAACCACGCCTCGTACGCGCTCGGCGGCAGGTGCACACCCTGGTCCAGCATCGCGTTGAAGAACCGCGAGAAGGCGGCGGTGTCCTGGGACTTGGCGTCGTCGTACGTCCGCACCGCGCCCTCGCGGAAGAACACGCTGAACATCGAGCCGGCCCACTGGATCGTGTGGGGTACGCCGGCCGCGCTCAGCTCGGTGTGCGCGGCGTCGGCGATGCTGTGAGCGACGGTGTCGAGGCGGGCGTAGACCTCGGGGGTGCAGCCCTTGAGCGTGGCCAGTCCGGCGGCCGTGGCGACGGGGTTCCCGGACAGCGTGCCGGCCTGGTAGACCGGGCCGTCCGGCGCGAGGTGGCCCATCAGGTCCGCACGTCCGCCGAACGCGGCGGCCGGGAAGCCGCCGCCCATGACCTTGCCGAAGGTGAAGAGGTCAGGTGCCCCACCGTCGTACGGACCCTCGAGGCCGTACCAGCCCGAGGCCGAGCAGCGGAAGCCCGTCATGACCTCGTCGCTGATCAGCAGCGCACCGTGCGCGCGGGTGATGCGACGCAGCGCCTCGGTGAGACCTGGCTCCGGCGGGACGACGCCCATGTTGCCGGGCGAGGCCTCGGTGATCACGCACGCGATCTCGTCACCGTGCTCGGCAAACGCGGCTTCCACCGCGGCGACGTCGTTGTACGGGAGCACGATCGTCTCCCCGGCGCTGGAGTCGGGTACGCCGGCCGAGTCCGGCAGGGCGAACGTCGCCAGGCCGCTGCCCGCGCTGGCGAGCAGCGCGTCGACGTGACCGTGGTAGCAACCGGCGAACTTCACGACCTTGGACCGTCCGGTCGCCCCGCGAGCCAGACGCAGGGCGCTCATCGTCGCCTCGGTCCCGCTGCTGACCAGGCGCACCTGCTCGAGCGGCTCGACGCGGTCGACGATCTCGGAGGCCAGCGCGACCTCGTTCTCACTCGGCGTCCCGAACGAGAAGCCCTTGCCGGCCGCCTCTGTGACTGCGGAGAGGACCGACGGATGGCGGTGGCCGAGGATCATCGGGCCCCAGGAGCAGATGAGATCGACGTAACGGTTGCCGTCCACATCGGTCAGCCACGGGCCTTCGGCGGAGGCGATGAATCGCGGGGTGCCGCCCACGGCGCGGAAGGCACGGACGGGGCTGTTGACGCCCCCAGGAGTGACGCTGCGCGCCCGCTCGATCAGTGCGGCAGAGCGGGCGGTCGATGAGCTCGACCCAGCAGAAGTACTACGAGACGTAGTGGAGGAGGACGCCATGCCTTCCATTGTCTCAAGAAGGGGTGCGTGCTCGTCAGGCCGGGGCCCACAGGCCGGCCTTCGGCCCGCCGGGCGGTGTGCCGAGACCTTCGCTCACACGCCTCATCGCCTCACCGAGCGCCATGAACTCCTCGGGCGACAGGGCAGACACGAGGTGCTCACGGACGCCTTCGATGTGCACACGGGAAGCCTTGTCGAGCGCCTCCCAACCCTCGTCGGTGAGCACCAGATCCACCCCGCGACGGTCATCGAGCACCGGCACCCGCTCCACCCAGCCGCGCGCCTCGAGGCGCTTGGCCGTGTGCGTCATCCGGCTGCGCGACTGCACGACCATGTCGGCCAGCGCACTCATCCGAAGTCGACGCTCCGGAGCCTCGGACACCATCGAAATGATCTCGTACTCTGCGAGGGAGAGTCCGTGCACCTGCAGGTCGCGGTCGAGGGCCACCTCGAGCTGGCGGCTGGCGCGCAAATACGCCCGCCAAGCCAGTTGTTCCTGCGGGCTGAGCCAGTCGGGCTCGGGCTGGGTAGTCATCAAGGTTGAGCATAGCGATCGGGAATGACTCTCTGCTGTTGAATGTTCAACCAACGACGGCCTATCGTCACACCGGACGCAAACCCTCTCGAAGGAGTTACCACCGATGACCACATTCAAGGACCTCACCCCCGGGACCTGGACGGTCGACGCTGCGCACAGCCAGTTCGGCTTCGTGGCCCGGCACCTCATGGT includes these proteins:
- a CDS encoding histidine phosphatase family protein, with translation MPDRTTVHLVRHGEVDNPDKVLYGRMPDFHLSPLGREMAQLTAASLRERDITHLVSSPLERAQETMAPLAEALGQGVTLDERVIEAGNDFEGLTVGSNPKQLLHPRFWPKLLNPAKPSWGEPYAEIVTRMTAAVEDARAAALGHEAVIVSHQLPVWTARRHYEGMRLWHDPRRRECTLASVTSLTFVGDELLFLSYAEPAASLLPQAAKVGGA
- the hemL gene encoding glutamate-1-semialdehyde 2,1-aminomutase yields the protein MASSSTTSRSTSAGSSSSTARSAALIERARSVTPGGVNSPVRAFRAVGGTPRFIASAEGPWLTDVDGNRYVDLICSWGPMILGHRHPSVLSAVTEAAGKGFSFGTPSENEVALASEIVDRVEPLEQVRLVSSGTEATMSALRLARGATGRSKVVKFAGCYHGHVDALLASAGSGLATFALPDSAGVPDSSAGETIVLPYNDVAAVEAAFAEHGDEIACVITEASPGNMGVVPPEPGLTEALRRITRAHGALLISDEVMTGFRCSASGWYGLEGPYDGGAPDLFTFGKVMGGGFPAAAFGGRADLMGHLAPDGPVYQAGTLSGNPVATAAGLATLKGCTPEVYARLDTVAHSIADAAHTELSAAGVPHTIQWAGSMFSVFFREGAVRTYDDAKSQDTAAFSRFFNAMLDQGVHLPPSAYEAWFVSASHNDDAVEAVLQALPAAARAASETHGSL
- a CDS encoding MarR family winged helix-turn-helix transcriptional regulator, with product MTTQPEPDWLSPQEQLAWRAYLRASRQLEVALDRDLQVHGLSLAEYEIISMVSEAPERRLRMSALADMVVQSRSRMTHTAKRLEARGWVERVPVLDDRRGVDLVLTDEGWEALDKASRVHIEGVREHLVSALSPEEFMALGEAMRRVSEGLGTPPGGPKAGLWAPA
- a CDS encoding cytochrome c biogenesis CcdA family protein; the encoded protein is MTTDAAEVVATGSLPLAILLAVLAGVVSFASPCVLPLVPGFLGYVTGLTDEKRRTRLVSGALLFVLGFSVVFVGIAAAFDWATSLTQEHRGAMLRVGGVVVILLAMVYLGFIGQRGVGIRWRPAAGLAGAPLLGVAFGIGMSPCIGPVYGSILALASPLSDSSDTVPRGVALAACYSLGMGIPFVLIAAGWSRAEKASRWLRNHHRPIQLIGGCLMLAVGVLMVSGVWEHFISWIQTSLVGVDGFKPAI
- the resB gene encoding cytochrome c biogenesis protein ResB, whose amino-acid sequence is MAPDDLTSAYASTEDVDESPASSKPTLPKLGLVGGLRWFWRQLTSMRTALFLLLLLAIGAVPGSIWPQRGIDAVRVSDYLAQHQTIGPWLDRFGFFDVYSSPWFSAIYLLLVVSLLGCILPRTKVHWQAMRTPPPKAPKRLERLPAHTERVVDAAPEDVLIAAREALRSKRFRLRDDQGDAVSGEIGALRETGNLLFHVSLVVVIVAVAAGHVLGWRGDVIVPEGSTFASTASRYDTIDPGPWVDVEHFSPWSLDLNKLNVSFEDQVPTDSPQYGQPRSFTADVTTGDEDGKTKKQHIAVNHPIRMGGASVYLLGNGYAPVITVRDKAGKVIYRQATPFLPQDNTYKSVGAVKVTGASPKQLGFAGFFIPSLDFDDKMGPISTFPGLRQPALVLTAFEGDLFPTARPQSVYTLDTAKMTQLKDAKGQPLRLLVTPGQTVTLPGGQGSITLESIPRWAGLSVRTDPGKMPALAGAVAGLIGLVMSLTLRRRRVFVRVTPAPEEESRPEGPGHGQPSGAADGAGRRTLVSVGGLAKGEDPRLAAALEELLESIVTRTGKPA
- a CDS encoding TlpA disulfide reductase family protein, with the translated sequence MMRRTADRVARSPRGAGRVARSASGGRIETWRIEIKVAMLAVVLVGGLAACSDDPNSISGQAKDGDNKGYVAGDGQIETLNASHRKKPVRLTGTTLAGKPWSLADAKGKVIVLNVWGSWCAPCQQELPHLQDAWASYESAKKPVQFVGVLQRDSTVSAQATLSKFKVTYPSLQDDGGKSLLGLQGKVVTTPTTLVIDQEGRIAARVSGQTTATTVRNLVDDVLGEKS